In Desulfomonile tiedjei, the DNA window ACTATCGCTATGTCCCCAAAATCTGAGGAAAAGGTAAAACAAGATCCGGAAAAGTACAAATACTGTTTCCGAGTATGCCTGAATGCCAAGTATTTGGTGGGATACCTTGCACAGACCCTCGGATTCCTCAACGAAGAATTCGGGCTCAAGAAATTTTACGCCATGCACCAGGACGTTGAGTGGGCACGCTTAACCGCTGGAGGGACCACCAAAGTTGCCACGGACAAATTCAAATGTGAAAGCGTGGGGACGGAAGTTTATCCCACAGGGGCGTCGGACTTCTCAGCGGGCCTTGTCAAAGCCAAGACGCAGGGGGCCCAGATCATACTGCCCATATTCGATATGCCTCAGAGCGGCATACTGCTCAAGCAGTGGCAGAGCATGAAAATACCCGCTCTTGTTTCAGGGTTTATCTCCCCGATGACCGGACCCGGCGCGTGGAAAACCTTCGACGGCAAGATCGGTGGCCTGCTCAACTGCAACTACGAACTCGGCAGCGGTATAGCTTCGGACAAATACCCCCCGTCCATGAAATTCTATAACGATTATAAGAAGAAATTCGGCGTGCCCGTAGAATCAGGGCATGGTCCCGGGCCGTCATACGATTCAGTGTACATTTTGGCCGAAGCGATCGAGCGTGCTGGGAGCCTCGATCCCGACAAGGTAGTTGCGGAAATAAAAAAGACCGATCGCCAGGGCGCAATCGGCAGAATCAAATTCGATGAAGGCGGACAGGTCATATACGGTGACGACCCGACCAAGACCGCCACTGGATGCGTATTCCAGTGGACGGACGACGGCAAGCAAAAGATAGTCTTCCCCGCGTCCCTGGCGGAAGGCAAGGTCAAACTGCCGGATTGGATCAAGGCCGGCAAAAAATAGGAAAGCACCG includes these proteins:
- a CDS encoding ABC transporter substrate-binding protein yields the protein MKRLLIVVAACIISLTWTIIPAMAADPILVGVPSSLTAIEGKEALKAVEMAVEEINAKGGVKVGDVKRPIKIESIDIRDSSPGVPVQEALLGIEKIITEKKVSAILVGPFRSEALLPAMDLFAQYKVPMLGTIAMSPKSEEKVKQDPEKYKYCFRVCLNAKYLVGYLAQTLGFLNEEFGLKKFYAMHQDVEWARLTAGGTTKVATDKFKCESVGTEVYPTGASDFSAGLVKAKTQGAQIILPIFDMPQSGILLKQWQSMKIPALVSGFISPMTGPGAWKTFDGKIGGLLNCNYELGSGIASDKYPPSMKFYNDYKKKFGVPVESGHGPGPSYDSVYILAEAIERAGSLDPDKVVAEIKKTDRQGAIGRIKFDEGGQVIYGDDPTKTATGCVFQWTDDGKQKIVFPASLAEGKVKLPDWIKAGKK